One Oryza glaberrima chromosome 11, OglaRS2, whole genome shotgun sequence genomic region harbors:
- the LOC127754267 gene encoding uncharacterized protein LOC127754267, whose translation MLDGEKAILEQKIAAATARMNELRRANREMEVKLVIYDAIAGRCKNLDDLSPNFIDDLQKKVAKRHEEVQKRMQELCSMDSSKPT comes from the coding sequence ATGCTGGATGGTGAGAAGGCCATCCTCGAGCAGaagatcgccgccgccacggcgaggaTGAATGAGCTGCGACGTGCCAACCGTGAGATGGAGGTAAAGCTCGTCATCTATGACGCCATTGCCGGCCGCTGCAAGAACCTTGATGATTTGTCTCCGAACTTCATCGACGACCTCCAGAAGAAGGTTGCAAAGCGCCACGAGGAGGTACAGAAGCGCATGCAGGAACTTTGTTCCATGGATTCCTCCAAACCCACCTGA